GGCCTTCAACACCATTTCGTAGCTCGGCAAAGGCAGCGGCTGGTCGAGCTCGATCAGGCGCTTGGCTTCGCCCTCATAGAAGTCGAACAGTTCGAACAGCTTGTCGACGTTGGCGTGTTCGAAGTTGTAGGTGGACTGCTCCACTTCGTTCTGGTGGAACACGTCGCCGTAAGTCACTTTGCCCATCGGGCCGTCAGCCCAGACCAGGTCGTAAACCGAATCCACGCCTTGCAGGTACATGGCCAGACGCTCGAGACCGTAGGTGATCTCGCCGGTCACCGGGTAGCACTCGATGCCGCCCGCCTGCTGGAAGTAAGTGAACTGCGTGACTTCCATGCCGTTGAGCCAGACTTCCCAGCCCAGACCCCAGGCGCCGAGGGTCGGCGATTCCCAGTTGTCTTCGACGAAGCGAATGTCGTGGACCAGCGGGTCCAGACCGACATGCTTGAGGGAGCCCAGGTACAGTTCCTGGAAGTTGTCCGGGTTCGGCTTCAGAACTACCTGGAATTGATAGTAGTGCTGCAGACGGTTCGGGTTTTCGCCGTAGCGGCCGTCAGTCGGACGGCGGCTTGGCTGCACGTAAGCGGCGTTCCAGGTTTCCGGGCCGATGGCGCGCAGGAAGGTCGCGGTGTGGAAAGTGCCGGCGCCTACTTCCATATCGTAGGGCTGAAGTACCACACAACCTTGCTCGGCCCAGTATTGCTGGAGCGCGAGGATCAAGTCTTGGAAGGTACGCACGGCTGGCGTAGGCTGGCTCACGAAATTCACCTGTTTCTTGGGCTGCGATTTAAAGAGCGGGAGTATACCCGATTCGTTGCTGCGCACGCCCCCTGGAGCCTTATGCCACGCTGCTTTTGGTGTACCGAAGATCCGTTGTACATGGCTTATCACGATCAGGAGTGGGGCACGCCGCTACGCGATGCGCAGGGTTTGTTCGAGTTGCTTTTGCTCGAAGGGTTCCAGGCCGGGTTGTCCTGGATCACCGTGCTGCGCAAACGCGAGCGCTATCGCGAGGTGTTGTTCGGCTTCGACGTACAGCGTGTGGCGCAGATGAGCGACGCCGAAATCGACGAATTGATGATCGACCCCGGCATCATCCGTAACCGCCTTAAACTCAATGCCGCCCGGCGCAATGCCCAGGCCTGGCTGGCGCTGGAAGACCCGGTGGGGTTGCTCTGGTCGTTCGTCGGCGACCAACCGATCATCAATCATTTCAAGGATCGCAGCGAAGTTCCGGCGATCACCCCCGAGGCGCTGGCGATGAGCAAAGCCTTGAAAAAGGCCGGATTCACGTTCGTCGGCCCGACCATTTGCTACGCGTTGATGCAGGCTTCGGGCATGGTTATGGATCACACCCAGGACTGCGACCGCTACGCGCAGCTCGCCAACGGCGGTTAGAATGCCCGCCTCGCGCACAGCACAAAGATCAGGAGTGACCTGTGGAAAAGTTTAAAGGCGCCTTGCTGGTAGGCGCTCTGCGGCTGTTTGCCCTGCTGCCATGGCGGGCCGTACAGGCCGTGGGTTCGGCGATTGGCTGGATCATGTGGAAAACCCCCAACCGTTCCCGCGACGTGGTGCGGATCAACCTCGCCAAGTGTTTTCCACAGATGGACCCGGCCGAACGCGAGCGTCTGGTCGGCCAGAGTCTGAAGGACATCGGCAAGTCCCTGACCGAAAGCGCCTGCGCGTGGATCTGGCCGGCGCAGCGTTCCATCGATCTGGTGCGCGAAGTCGAAGGCCTCGACATCCTTAAGGACGCACTGGCCTCGGGCAAAGGCGTGGTCGGCATCACCAGTCACCTGGGCAACTGGGAAGTGCTCAACCACTTCTATTGCAGCCAGTGCAAACCGATCATTTTCTACCGTCCGCCAAAGTTGAAGGCTGTAGATGAATTGCTGCGCAAGCAACGCGTGCAACTCGGTAACAAAGTCGCGGCGTCGACCAAGGAAGGCATCCTCAGCGTTATCAAGGAAGTGCGCAAAGGTGGTGCGGTGGGCATTCCCGCTGACCCGGAACCGGCCGAATCCGCGGGGATCTTCGTGCCGTTCTTCGCTACGCAGGCACTCACCAGCAAGTTCGTCCCGAACATGTTGGCCGGTGGCAAAGCCGTCGGCGTGTTCCTGCATGCGCTGCGCCTGCCTGACGGTTCCGGCTACAAAGTGATCCTCGAAGCAGCGCCGGAAGCCATGTACAGCACCGATACCGAGACGTCCTGCGCCGCCATGAGCAAAGTCGTCGAGCGTTATGTCGCGGCGTATCCAAGCCAGTACATGTGGAGCATGAAGCGCTTCAAGAAACGTCCGCCGGGTGAAGCTCGCTGGTACTGACGTAATTGGCACATTCTGTGGATAACCTGTAGGAGCTGCCGCAGGCTGCGATCTTTTGATCTTTCCTGAAGTTATCCACAGAACCGCTCATTAAAGGGCGCAAGAAGATGTCCGAACAGCGCAAATCCTTCCGCATCAAGATCACCCACGACAGCTTTGGTGAATGCCTAGGGCAGACGCGCCATCTGACGCCTACCGGGGTGTATGTGCAGCATCCGGGTCTGGCGTCATTGCCTAAAGGTGCGGTGGTTTACGGACAGGTGCAGGATTTACCCACAGGCGCGCCGCGAGTGCGGATGGAAGTGGTGACGGTGGATGCCGAAGGTATCGGCCTGCGTTACCTGTAGATTATTGCGCCTGACGATCGAGCTTCTTCAGAAACACCGTCATTTCCTTCTCGGCCTGCTTGTCGCCGTGGGCGCGGGCCGCTTCCAGACCTTGTTCCCATGCCTGCCGCGCAGCGGCGTGATCACCCAGCGCCAGTTGCGCCTTGCCCAACAGCTTCCACGCTGCCGAATACTTCGGATCGAAACCGACACAGCGCTGGAAATGCTCGGCCGCCTTGGCGTTTTCGCCCAAATCCAGATAACCCTTACCCAGGCCGAAGCGTAGCAGGGAGTTATCCACACCCTTGGCGAGCATTTTTTCCAGGGATTCGAGCATCGGTGGATTCCTTTCTTGGAAGCGTCAGGTGTTGATGGGGTTTATTGAGACCGCCTTCGCGAGCAGGCTCGCTCCCACAGGGGAAACGCATTCCAAATGTGGGAGCGAGCCTGCTCGCGAAGGGGCCAGTGCCATCAGCGCAAACCTCAGAAGAAGCTCAACCCCACATGAAACAGCTTCTCCACATCACGAATATGCTTTTTATCCACAAGGAACAGAATCACATGGTCACCCGCTTCGATCACCGTGTCATCGTGGGCGATGATCACTTGTTCGTTGCGGATCACCGCACCAATCGTTGTGCCCGGCGGCAGGCCGATTTTCTCGATGGGCTTACCGATCACCTTGCTCGATTTGGCATCACCGTGGGCAATCGCCTCAATGGCCTCCGCTGCGCCACGGCGCAGTGAGTGCACGCTGACGATATCGCCTCGGCGCACGTGGGCCAGCAAGGTACCGATGGTTGCCAGTTGCGGACTGATGGCGATGTCGATGTCGCCGCCCTGAATCAGATCAACGTAAGCCGGATTGTTGATGATCGTCATCACCTTCTTCGCCCCCAGCCGTTTGGCCAGCAGCGACGACATGATGTTGGCTTCGTCGTCGTTGGTCAGCGCGAGGAAAATATCCGCGTCGGCGATGTTCTCTTCCATCAGCAAATCGCGATCCGAAGCACTACCCTGCAACACCACGGTGCTGTCGAGGGTGTCCGAGAGATAGCGGCAGCGCGCCGGGTTCATCTCGATGATCTTCACCTGATAACGGCTTTCAATGGCCTCGGCCAACCGCTCGCCGATCTGACCGCCGCCGGCGATGACGATGCGCTTGTAGGTTTCGTCGAGACGGCGCATTTCGCTCATCACCGCGCGAATATCCTCACGGGCGGCGATGAAGAACACTTCGTCATCGGCCTCGATCACCGTGTCGCCCTGGGGCAGGATCGGCCGGTCACGACGGAAGATTGCCGCCACGCGGGTCTCGACATTCGGCATGTGCTCGCGCAACTGGCGCAGTTGCTGACCCACCAGCGGCCCGCCGTAATAAGCGCGCACCGCCACCAGTTGCGCCGCACCTTCGGCGAAGTCGATCACCTGCAAGGCGCCGGGATGCTGGATCAGGCGCTTGATGTAATTGGTCACAACCTGCTCGGGGCTGATCAGCACGTCGACCGGAATCGCTTCGTTCTGGAACAGCTGCTCTTCGCGATTGAGATACGACGCTTCGCGCACCCGGGCAATCTTGGT
The sequence above is drawn from the Pseudomonas sp. FP2196 genome and encodes:
- the glyQ gene encoding glycine--tRNA ligase subunit alpha, producing MSQPTPAVRTFQDLILALQQYWAEQGCVVLQPYDMEVGAGTFHTATFLRAIGPETWNAAYVQPSRRPTDGRYGENPNRLQHYYQFQVVLKPNPDNFQELYLGSLKHVGLDPLVHDIRFVEDNWESPTLGAWGLGWEVWLNGMEVTQFTYFQQAGGIECYPVTGEITYGLERLAMYLQGVDSVYDLVWADGPMGKVTYGDVFHQNEVEQSTYNFEHANVDKLFELFDFYEGEAKRLIELDQPLPLPSYEMVLKASHTFNLLDARRAISVTARQQYILRVRTLARSVAQAYLLARAKLGFPMATPDLRDEVLAKLEAAQ
- a CDS encoding DNA-3-methyladenine glycosylase I; the protein is MPRCFWCTEDPLYMAYHDQEWGTPLRDAQGLFELLLLEGFQAGLSWITVLRKRERYREVLFGFDVQRVAQMSDAEIDELMIDPGIIRNRLKLNAARRNAQAWLALEDPVGLLWSFVGDQPIINHFKDRSEVPAITPEALAMSKALKKAGFTFVGPTICYALMQASGMVMDHTQDCDRYAQLANGG
- a CDS encoding lysophospholipid acyltransferase — its product is MEKFKGALLVGALRLFALLPWRAVQAVGSAIGWIMWKTPNRSRDVVRINLAKCFPQMDPAERERLVGQSLKDIGKSLTESACAWIWPAQRSIDLVREVEGLDILKDALASGKGVVGITSHLGNWEVLNHFYCSQCKPIIFYRPPKLKAVDELLRKQRVQLGNKVAASTKEGILSVIKEVRKGGAVGIPADPEPAESAGIFVPFFATQALTSKFVPNMLAGGKAVGVFLHALRLPDGSGYKVILEAAPEAMYSTDTETSCAAMSKVVERYVAAYPSQYMWSMKRFKKRPPGEARWY
- a CDS encoding PilZ domain-containing protein, whose protein sequence is MSEQRKSFRIKITHDSFGECLGQTRHLTPTGVYVQHPGLASLPKGAVVYGQVQDLPTGAPRVRMEVVTVDAEGIGLRYL
- a CDS encoding tetratricopeptide repeat protein, which gives rise to MLESLEKMLAKGVDNSLLRFGLGKGYLDLGENAKAAEHFQRCVGFDPKYSAAWKLLGKAQLALGDHAAARQAWEQGLEAARAHGDKQAEKEMTVFLKKLDRQAQ
- the trkA gene encoding Trk system potassium transporter TrkA, with translation MKIIILGAGQVGGSLAEHLASEANDITVVDTDSERLRDLGDRLDIRTVQGRGSLPSVLRQAGADDADMLVAVTNSDETNMVACQVAHTLFHTPTKIARVREASYLNREEQLFQNEAIPVDVLISPEQVVTNYIKRLIQHPGALQVIDFAEGAAQLVAVRAYYGGPLVGQQLRQLREHMPNVETRVAAIFRRDRPILPQGDTVIEADDEVFFIAAREDIRAVMSEMRRLDETYKRIVIAGGGQIGERLAEAIESRYQVKIIEMNPARCRYLSDTLDSTVVLQGSASDRDLLMEENIADADIFLALTNDDEANIMSSLLAKRLGAKKVMTIINNPAYVDLIQGGDIDIAISPQLATIGTLLAHVRRGDIVSVHSLRRGAAEAIEAIAHGDAKSSKVIGKPIEKIGLPPGTTIGAVIRNEQVIIAHDDTVIEAGDHVILFLVDKKHIRDVEKLFHVGLSFF